The following are encoded together in the Neomonachus schauinslandi chromosome 15, ASM220157v2, whole genome shotgun sequence genome:
- the MXRA7 gene encoding matrix-remodeling-associated protein 7, whose translation MEAPAELLAALPVLATALALLLAWLLVRRGAAASAEPVSPAKAPGTPAPPDPCAPEPAAAPEGPGELEGPGEREAAPAEAEEQAAEARQEEEQEKEQDGQEGPPQAVPEEEDGGEVFSFKYSPGKLRGNQYKKMMTKEELEEEQRVQKEQLAAIFKLMKDNKETFGEMSAGDVQEQLRLYDM comes from the exons ATGGAGGCGCCGGCCGAGCTGCTGGCCGCGCTGCCGGTGCTCGCCACGGCGCTGGCGCTGCTGCTCGCCTGGCTGCTGGTGCGGCGCGGGGCGGCCGCGAGCGCGGAGCCCGTGTCCCCGGCCAAGGCCCCCGGGACTCCCGCACCGCCCGACCCCTGCGCCCCAGAGCCGGCGGCCGCGCCGGAGGGCCCGGGGGAGCTCGAGGGGCCGGGGGAGCGCGAGGCGGCACCGGCGGAGGCGGAGGAGCAGGCCGCCGAGGCCAGGCAG gaagaggagcaggagaaggagcaggatgGCCAGGAGGGCCCACCCCAAGCAGTGCCTGAGGAAGAGGATG GGGGAGAGGTTTTCTCCTTTAAATACAGCCCCGGGAAGCTGCGGGGAAACCAGTACAAGAAGATGATGACCaaagaggagctggaggaggagcagag AGTGCAGAAGGAGCAGCTGGCTGCCATCTTCAAGCTCATGAAGGACAACAAGGAGACGTTTGGGGAGATGTCCGCGGGCGACGTGCAGGAGCAGCTCCGGCTCTACGACATGTAG